From a region of the Haematobia irritans isolate KBUSLIRL chromosome 4, ASM5000362v1, whole genome shotgun sequence genome:
- the LOC142235516 gene encoding protein dpy-30 homolog produces CKKSRADLNSLPTRQYLDQTVAPILLMGLQTLARERPPDPISFLASYLLKNKNRCDDAIAEDV; encoded by the coding sequence TGCAAGAAATCTAGAGCCGATTTGAATTCATTGCCTACAAGACAATATTTAGATCAAACTGTAGCGCCTATTTTACTTATGGGCCTACAAACATTAGCTCGAGAACGACCACCAGATCCCATCAGTTTCCTAGCATCGTATTTATTGAAGAACAAGAATCGTTGTGACGATGCAATCGCTGAGGATGTCTGA